From Algoriphagus sp. NG3, the proteins below share one genomic window:
- the recQ gene encoding DNA helicase RecQ: MEEKVKADLKGIFGFNQFRGNQELIVDNLLNKRNTFVIMPTGAGKSLCYQLPAVISGGTAIVISPLIALMKNQVDQLQALGINAHFLNSTLNKSEVTRVKSEVMAKKTKLLYVAPESLTKEENVEFLKSATLSFVAIDEAHCISEWGHDFRPEYRRIKSIIAQIAPNLPIIALTATATPKVQQDIQRNLQMEEADLFKSSFNRTNLFYEVRPKVKNDSKRDLIKFIKGHKGKSGIIYCLSRKKVEEIAQLLRVNQINAAPYHAGLDSSVRIKTQDDFLNEELDVIVATIAFGMGIDKPDVRYVIHYDVPKSLEGYYQETGRAGRDGLEGHCLMFYRYEDIVKLDKFNKDKPVTERENAKLLLQEMAAYAETGVCRRKFILNYFGETMDEDCGFCDNCKRSRETFEGIDMVGTVLEAVKQTNERFRLEHLVKVIIGESTDYVLSYSHDSLPVFGKGSETTEKRWVGVIRQVMILNMLEKDIENYGVLKLTPKGKDFMESPYALDLHYDHDFEAEMQNGQAEIVINTGISYDEKLFELLKAERKKVARTKGLPPYVIFQDPSLEEMATVYPTTREELAQIIGVGMGKVAKFGSSFLKLIATYVEENEIETASDVVVKSSGTRSKVKISIIQQIDRKVGLDEVAENLNMSMSDLLHEIEQIIYSGTKLNIDYYIEAIMDEDREDMLHDYFMNASSDQIKAALEELEDEDFAEDELRVYRIKFISEHAN, encoded by the coding sequence GTGGAAGAAAAAGTAAAAGCAGATCTTAAAGGAATCTTTGGATTCAATCAATTCCGGGGAAATCAGGAATTGATCGTGGATAATTTGCTCAATAAGCGCAATACCTTCGTCATCATGCCTACTGGTGCGGGAAAATCCCTGTGCTACCAGTTACCGGCTGTAATCTCGGGAGGAACCGCCATAGTCATATCACCTTTGATAGCTTTGATGAAAAACCAGGTGGATCAATTACAGGCTTTGGGCATCAATGCCCACTTCCTAAACTCCACGCTGAACAAATCAGAAGTCACCCGGGTGAAAAGCGAAGTAATGGCCAAAAAAACCAAGTTACTCTATGTAGCTCCGGAATCTTTGACCAAGGAGGAAAATGTGGAATTCCTAAAGTCTGCCACACTCAGTTTTGTAGCCATTGATGAGGCACATTGTATTTCAGAGTGGGGACATGACTTCAGGCCAGAGTACCGAAGGATAAAATCCATCATAGCGCAGATCGCCCCTAATCTACCTATTATAGCTCTTACAGCAACGGCTACTCCCAAGGTACAGCAGGATATACAACGCAACCTTCAGATGGAGGAAGCTGACTTATTCAAGTCCTCCTTCAACAGAACTAATCTGTTCTACGAAGTACGCCCAAAAGTGAAGAATGACTCCAAGCGAGACCTGATTAAATTCATCAAAGGGCACAAAGGAAAATCCGGAATCATCTACTGCCTCAGCAGGAAAAAAGTAGAGGAAATAGCCCAGCTACTCAGAGTAAACCAAATCAATGCAGCACCCTATCATGCAGGACTGGACTCCTCGGTGCGAATCAAAACCCAGGACGACTTTCTCAATGAGGAGCTTGACGTAATTGTGGCTACCATTGCATTTGGCATGGGAATAGACAAGCCCGATGTGCGCTACGTGATCCACTATGACGTGCCAAAATCCCTAGAGGGTTACTATCAGGAAACCGGACGTGCGGGTCGGGATGGACTGGAGGGGCATTGTCTGATGTTCTACCGATACGAAGACATCGTTAAGCTCGACAAGTTCAACAAGGACAAACCTGTTACAGAGCGGGAAAATGCCAAGCTCCTTTTACAGGAAATGGCTGCCTATGCAGAGACAGGCGTTTGTAGAAGGAAATTTATCCTGAATTACTTTGGCGAAACCATGGATGAGGATTGTGGTTTCTGTGACAATTGCAAACGGAGTAGAGAAACCTTCGAAGGGATAGATATGGTAGGCACCGTATTGGAAGCAGTAAAACAGACTAATGAGCGTTTTCGTCTAGAGCACCTTGTGAAAGTGATTATCGGAGAATCTACTGATTACGTGCTGAGCTACTCACATGACAGCCTCCCTGTTTTTGGCAAAGGAAGTGAAACTACCGAGAAAAGATGGGTAGGGGTGATACGTCAGGTGATGATCCTGAACATGCTGGAAAAGGACATAGAAAATTACGGTGTGTTAAAGCTGACTCCAAAAGGCAAAGATTTTATGGAGTCACCCTATGCGCTTGATCTTCATTATGACCATGATTTTGAAGCGGAAATGCAAAACGGACAGGCGGAAATAGTTATCAACACGGGTATCTCTTACGACGAAAAACTCTTTGAATTACTTAAAGCTGAACGAAAAAAAGTAGCCCGTACCAAGGGATTGCCTCCTTATGTGATCTTTCAGGATCCATCGTTGGAAGAAATGGCGACTGTATATCCGACCACACGTGAAGAGCTAGCCCAGATCATTGGCGTAGGTATGGGAAAAGTCGCTAAATTCGGGTCATCATTCCTGAAGCTTATTGCAACTTACGTAGAGGAGAATGAGATCGAGACCGCTTCGGATGTGGTAGTGAAATCATCCGGAACCCGGTCTAAAGTAAAAATATCTATTATCCAGCAAATCGACCGCAAGGTAGGCTTGGATGAGGTGGCAGAAAACCTCAATATGAGTATGAGTGATTTGCTCCATGAAATAGAGCAGATCATTTATAGCGGAACTAAACTAAATATAGATTACTACATAGAGGCTATTATGGATGAAGATCGGGAGGATATGCTCCACGATTACTTCATGAATGCCTCCAGTGATCAGATCAAAGCAGCACTGGAAGAATTGGAAGACGAGGATTTCGCAGAAGATGAATTGCGGGTCTATCGTATCAAGTTCATCTCTGAGCATGCGAATTAA
- a CDS encoding KpsF/GutQ family sugar-phosphate isomerase, which produces MNLAKNIRNTATRVLQNEAQAVLNLVDFLDGDFEACVEHILESKGRVVVTGVGKSAIIAHKIVATLNSTGTPALFMHAADAIHGDLGMIQDDDIVICISKSGNTPEIRVLVPLLKSLGSKLVGLVSNTKSFLAEHADFVLNATIGEEACPNNLAPTTSTTAHLALGDALAVCLLEARGFTSDDFAKYHPGGSLGKQLYLRVGDVLGGSEIPVVTEKAGLAEVILEISGKRLGATAVVDEQGDLKGIITDGDLRRMLQKSLDIQYLKASDIMSVNPKSISTREYAIRALNMMKNHNITQLVAMDGDKIAGFVHIHELMKEGIV; this is translated from the coding sequence TTGAATTTAGCTAAAAATATTAGAAATACTGCCACAAGAGTCTTGCAAAACGAGGCACAGGCAGTGTTAAATCTTGTAGATTTTTTGGATGGGGATTTTGAGGCCTGTGTGGAGCATATTTTAGAATCCAAAGGTAGGGTGGTCGTCACGGGAGTAGGGAAGAGTGCAATTATAGCACATAAGATCGTAGCTACGCTGAACTCCACAGGAACCCCTGCGCTTTTTATGCATGCTGCTGATGCTATTCACGGTGATTTGGGCATGATACAGGATGACGATATTGTCATCTGTATTTCAAAAAGCGGAAATACCCCGGAGATTAGGGTGCTCGTTCCCTTGCTTAAAAGTCTTGGCTCTAAGCTTGTTGGCTTGGTGAGCAATACTAAGAGTTTTCTGGCGGAGCATGCGGATTTTGTCCTCAATGCTACTATCGGAGAAGAGGCATGCCCGAATAATCTGGCTCCGACGACCAGCACTACGGCGCATTTGGCACTTGGTGATGCATTGGCAGTCTGCTTATTGGAGGCACGAGGTTTTACTTCAGATGATTTTGCAAAATATCATCCCGGAGGATCCCTCGGCAAGCAACTGTACCTGAGAGTGGGGGATGTACTGGGAGGGAGTGAAATCCCGGTGGTAACAGAAAAAGCAGGACTTGCCGAAGTCATCCTGGAAATTTCCGGGAAAAGACTTGGAGCTACGGCAGTAGTAGATGAGCAGGGGGATTTAAAAGGTATTATTACAGATGGTGACCTGCGAAGGATGCTTCAAAAATCCTTGGATATACAATATCTAAAGGCTTCGGATATCATGTCCGTAAATCCCAAATCTATTTCCACACGAGAATATGCCATTCGTGCGTTAAATATGATGAAAAATCATAATATCACTCAACTTGTAGCCATGGATGGGGATAAAATCGCTGGTTTTGTCCATATTCATGAATTAATGAAAGAAGGAATTGTTTAA